Genomic DNA from Candidatus Poribacteria bacterium:
CCAATGGCATAAATTTTGCCAGCAACCACCCCGATGCCGAATGCCGCACGGCGACGGGACATGTCCTGTTTTCGGACCCACGTGTCGGTTTGCGGGTCGTACATCTCGACAACTTTCAGAGTTGTGAGATTCACCGCCCGGTTATCCTTCCCCACTTTTCCTGCCAAGACATAAATCCTGCCAGCAACAACAGCCGCCTTAGCACCGGAACGGACAGTCGGCATATCTGTGAGTCTCTGCCACGTGTTGGTTTCTGGGTCATAGACCTCCACCAAGGACATCCCAAACGGACCCCGCCAAATACCAGGGCCAAGCTCAGGCCGCTCAACACCCTGCTCATGTTCAAAAAGCGTGCCACCGATGAGATAAATCTTACCCTCTACTACAGCGGTCGCGAATCCAGCTCGTTGCGTTCGGAGTTCGGAGATCACCCGCCACTCGTTCGCATCAGCATTTTCCATTACAAAATGAGAGAGCACCACAACAGCAAATCCAAACATACTCCATTATCGACACCTCCTTCTGAATACAAACCGAATGTCAAGAATGTGCGAAAAAAGCGAAAAACAGTGCCTTTCTCAACCTCTTCCGCACAAACTCTACCCTAAAGATTTCTCCTGAGGGTCCTTTACTTTATGTGGAAAAACTTGCGAAAACGAACCTCTGTCCGAAATGTGCATTTAAGACACAATCAGCTAAGTTCGTTTATCACATCTGCCTACGCAGGACAGCCGTCCCTTTTGGGGGCACAGAAATAGCGTACCCCACCGTCATCAGCATCACCGGAGCAACAAACGTGCGTGTCCGTTTTACAATGAGTGTGCTTTTGGTCATCACCACAATAATGCTCACCCTCGACGCCATGATTAGCCTCTGTGATATCAGGCGCGAGTAACATTGAAGCGAAGATCGCTCCTGTTGCTACCGTGCCAGCGACGAAGGCATTCTTATGCGCTACATGACCATCTTCTTTGACGAAGAAGTCACTGAGACGCTGTTTCGTGAGTTCGACGACATGAGTCTGCATGAGAGTTTATCTCCTTTTTTGTAAGGTGCTTCACCTAAAAGTCTCACAAAATACATCCATCCTATGCTACAATTAGGTGAGCACTGTCAGAGTCAGGTTATGGCAGAGCTTTCCGCGCCGATCGGTGTTTCTACCCCCTTCGGCGCACCTATGAAAAAATATCGGAGACTGCCACTACAAAAACGACTTCGTCTAAAAAAACGAAAATCGTCAACAACGGTGAGTTCGGTATAAAATTAATGCATTCACACCGAAACTCACGTTAGACCAGAGTTAGCAAGTTCCGTGCCAATCCCTTTCATAAAACACGCGATCTCTGTCGAACACACTGAAATTGAGAGAGCAGTATCTCCCACTCGGTTTACCAAAAACTATCCCTGAAGAAATGGAAGCTTCTCCTTATTCTCAAATTCCCTTGTTATCTCTCGAATCCAGATCTATTTCAAACTGCGTCTGTTTGACGCGATGCGTCCTGTTGACGCACATAATCGCGTCATTCTGGCAACGCCAACTTCTGCATCACATGAATCTGAGCAGCGAGCTGTTTTGTCTCTCTAATGTGTTGTAACCGTTTCGCTTCGCTCCATTTCTGATAAGCAAAGGGACCTATAACAATAACAGTCAGAACCAACGTAAGTAAGATGTATCTTTTCACAAAAATCCTCAGTTTCTCAAAATTTAGACAGGTGTAAACAAACGATTGTCAGTCTTTTTAGGGCTGGTTTTGGTATTCTNNNNNNNNNNNNNNNNNNNNNNNNNNNNNNNNNNNNNNNNNNNNNNNNNNNNNNNNNNNNNNNNNNNNNNNNNNNNNNNNNNNNNNNNNNNNNNNNNNNNNNNNNNNNNNNNNNNNNNNNCACCAAATGGCGACTTTACGGTTGGCCTCGCAGAAACCACACGCCATCTCTCAGCAGCCGGCTCATACACTTCAACGGGGGCAGGACGCCTATCACCCGCTTGCAAATCGGTCCCTCCAATGAGATAGATTTTATCCGCAACAACGACACTCGAAAATACCCATCTCAGATTTGGCATGTCAGGTTTCTGCCGCCATCGGTTCGTTTTGGGATGATACACTTCAATGGTAGTAAGCGCGGGGCCCCCTTGACCATCAGGCGGCCACCCAGACCCACCGATGGCGTAAAGGGTGTCCCGAATAACCGCTGCCTTAACGCCATCGCGTCGTGTCGGCACCATGTATCGGTCGCAGGATCATAGACTTCCACAAGATCGACGCGTCCTGGCTCCTCAGGCTTCTTGTCCCTTGGATGAACAGTCCCACCAATGGCATAGATTTTGCCAGCAACCACCCCGATGCCGAATGCCATACGGCGACGGGACATGTCCTGTTTTCTGACCCACGTGTCGGTTTCCGGGTCGTACATCTCAACAACATTCAGATTTTTTAAATTCACTCCCTTGTTGTCTTTCCCGACATATCCTGCCAAAACATAGATTTTGCCAGCAACAACAACTGTCAGCGGTTCAGATCGGGCAGTAGGGATATCAACAACTCTCTGCCACGTGTTGGTTTCTGGGTCATAGACTTCGACCAATGACATTCCAAAAGGACCCCGCCAAATACCAGGCTCATTTTCACGTTCAACACCCCGCAGATTTTCAAAGGGGGTACCACCGATGAGATAAATTTTACCCTCTACTACAGCGGTCGCGAATCCAACTCGTTGCGTTCGGAGTTCAGAGATCACCCGCCACTCGTCCGCAGCAGCATCTCCTATTGCAAAATGAGACAGCACCACAACGGTTCCCCATCCAACCATAACCGCTTGTAAAGACCGAAGTGTTTTGAACATTATTGATGCCTCCTTCTGAATGCAAACCGAATGTCAAGGATGTGCGGAAAAACTGAAGTGCTGTAGTGCCACAAGCCAGAAAACTGTTGATACCTTTGACCCTACGTTAACAGGTCTGTGTTTTTTTAACAAGGAAAAACGAAAAGTCCTCTATCCTCAAGAATCAACACCACCTAAATATTAATCTTTTGTAGCGTATCCTATTAGGTTGCACACTCTTATGCCCAAACTAACGGTTTATGCTACATAGTGGTAACTCGCGTTAAATATTATATTTTTTCAATTTCCTTTGCAACGTGCGTCTGCCGATCCCTAACACTTTCGCAGTTTCCGTCCGATTCTCATCAAGCCATGCTAACGTTTCACGGATGAACGCTTCTTCCATCTCTTCAAGCGTCGCCCCGAGCGGAACACCTACGATTTGCTCGTTTTCAGGCGTAGAAATACATTCGGAAACATCTGTATATTGCTTTCGGTAGGTCCGGATATTTTTTCGTAGATGCATTGGTAAAAGAACTTCATCTCTCGCCAGAGAAGCCCCTATCTCAATGGCGTTCTTCAATTCCCGGACATTTCCAGGCCAGGGATAGGCTTTGAGGAGAGTCAGTGTACTGGATGCTACTTGCAGAACCTTCGATTTAACGATCTCACGATGTTTTTCAAGAAAGTGGGCTACCAACATCTCAATATCCTCCCGTCGTTCTGACAACGGAGGTAGCGAGATAGAGGCAACATCTAACCGATAATAGAGGTCTTCACGAAACGTCCCATCTCTAACGGCTTGTGTGAGATCTCTGTTAGTCGCCGTTACAATCCGGACATCCATCGAAATTGACCTTTCGCCGCCAATTCGCTCAATTTTGTTATCCTCAATCGCTCTTAATAACTTCGGTTGCAGGGAAAGCGGCATCTCGCCGATTTCATCAAGGAAGAGTGTTCCCTTGTCCGCCCTTTCAAACTGACCGATACGCTGTGCCTCGGCACTCGTAAATGCCCCTTTCTCATGTCCAAACAACATACTCTCCAATAAACCCTCCGGCATCGCTGCACAGTTGACAGAAACCATCTCTCCCGATCTACCGCTGTTTTTATGAAGCGCACGGGAGACCAACTCTTTACCCGTCCCGGTTTCGCCAGAAATGAGGACTTTCATCGATGTCGCTGCGAAGTGCTCAATTTGTTTCAGGACTTCAAAAATCTGAGGACTATCGCCAATGATTTCACTGTAATCGCCACGTAATGTATTTCTTGACACTATAATTTGGGGCCTCCATATCAAGGGGTTACTGATTCAAGAAGACAGCACAATTGCTGTGTATCGAGTTGACATTCTTAAAGACCTGTTTTTTGATCGCATTTCGTGCATAAATGTCATAAAAACGAAAAAAATTGCGTTTTTATGGAGAAATGCTTGAGAGATATCCTGTTTCCTGTCTATGTGACACTGATCGTGCTTGAGCATCTACGCGATAAAAGCGATGTGGTATTGGAACGTATCTGTCCAAAGATACCCCATTGTCCAAACCTTAGTATAATAACCAATCACACTTTTTCAGGGACAAATTCAGTCCGATTTGGTATAAT
This window encodes:
- a CDS encoding sigma-54-dependent Fis family transcriptional regulator; translation: MSRNTLRGDYSEIIGDSPQIFEVLKQIEHFAATSMKVLISGETGTGKELVSRALHKNSGRSGEMVSVNCAAMPEGLLESMLFGHEKGAFTSAEAQRIGQFERADKGTLFLDEIGEMPLSLQPKLLRAIEDNKIERIGGERSISMDVRIVTATNRDLTQAVRDGTFREDLYYRLDVASISLPPLSERREDIEMLVAHFLEKHREIVKSKVLQVASSTLTLLKAYPWPGNVRELKNAIEIGASLARDEVLLPMHLRKNIRTYRKQYTDVSECISTPENEQIVGVPLGATLEEMEEAFIRETLAWLDENRTETAKVLGIGRRTLQRKLKKYNI